In Sphingobacterium sp. PCS056, the following proteins share a genomic window:
- a CDS encoding acyltransferase, producing the protein MKHKLVLIYSWFIRVIFLVVPDFPFTMRVRGFFYGLMMNKCGKNFQVTNNAILKGLHNFSIGDHVFIGNNCIIMGSGELVIESEVMVAPNTVIVMGNHTSVNNSYRFGPIKKGKVLIGKGSWVGANCTIAIGAVLPENSVLGANSFLNKEFDIKHSLYAGSPAKHIINL; encoded by the coding sequence ATGAAGCATAAATTAGTATTAATATATAGCTGGTTTATAAGAGTTATTTTCCTAGTAGTACCGGATTTTCCTTTTACAATGAGAGTTAGAGGTTTTTTTTATGGTTTAATGATGAATAAGTGTGGTAAAAACTTTCAAGTAACGAATAACGCAATCTTAAAAGGGCTTCATAACTTTTCGATCGGAGATCATGTGTTTATTGGAAATAACTGTATAATTATGGGAAGTGGTGAATTAGTAATTGAAAGTGAAGTAATGGTAGCTCCTAATACTGTCATTGTAATGGGTAACCATACTTCAGTTAATAATTCTTATCGATTCGGACCAATAAAAAAAGGTAAAGTTTTAATTGGTAAGGGAAGTTGGGTAGGTGCAAATTGTACGATAGCAATTGGTGCGGTTTTGCCTGAGAATTCAGTACTTGGAGCAAATAGCTTTTTAAATAAAGAGTTCGATATTAAACATTCATTGTATGCCGGGTCTCCCGCCAAACATATTATTAACTTATGA
- a CDS encoding O-antigen ligase family protein: MVQGIAQTNKVEKFILLLFSFFLAFGKYDPFHTGGLYFDAITVFSLIVIFSNANKNRLWSKEYSRQYFLLFSIAILFYIATMFYGLSFTNDIPLKVKYLFAITIFIFFSYKFSEDESLKYKSLLLFGLACGLIAVGYKLGLFNSQFQFNKGRLLIFGENPNSISARLAAGFIILYYNILEDPLRLGKKRFLLAVFLIPLILFVIDTGSRGSFIILILAFILLTIVSKIHIAIKFFLGLLSVLSTSYLLIALANSSLLSRFQEKDLTGGRERIWNIIFEIVQNNIWGVGEEGYLIEMGLISDRVQDAHNLFLYLLVCGGWLALTLFLIFLWKLFLKSYEQFRQKNVLPFIFFVFFVFLMTKTGGIMTYLIMWYFLAYINSYSNFKLKSV; encoded by the coding sequence ATGGTACAGGGAATTGCGCAAACAAATAAAGTAGAAAAATTTATTTTACTTCTATTTTCTTTCTTTCTTGCCTTTGGAAAGTACGATCCTTTTCATACCGGTGGTCTTTATTTTGATGCGATTACGGTATTTTCGTTAATCGTTATTTTCAGTAATGCAAACAAAAATAGATTATGGAGCAAAGAATATTCCAGACAATATTTTCTCCTATTTTCCATTGCCATATTATTTTATATTGCCACTATGTTTTATGGATTAAGTTTTACCAATGATATCCCATTAAAGGTAAAATACCTCTTTGCCATTACAATCTTTATCTTCTTTTCTTATAAATTTAGCGAAGATGAATCTTTAAAATATAAAAGTTTGTTACTTTTTGGATTAGCTTGCGGTTTAATTGCTGTAGGTTATAAATTGGGACTTTTTAACAGTCAATTTCAATTTAACAAGGGGAGGTTACTTATTTTTGGTGAAAATCCAAATTCGATCAGTGCACGATTAGCTGCTGGATTTATTATTTTATATTATAATATTCTAGAAGACCCTTTACGTTTAGGTAAGAAACGCTTCTTATTAGCTGTTTTTTTGATTCCACTTATTCTATTCGTTATAGATACAGGTTCTCGCGGGTCATTTATTATATTAATATTAGCATTTATATTACTAACTATCGTATCCAAAATTCATATTGCAATCAAATTTTTTCTTGGATTACTTTCTGTATTAAGTACTTCTTATCTTTTGATTGCACTAGCAAATTCATCTTTATTAAGCCGATTTCAAGAAAAAGATCTAACTGGGGGAAGGGAGAGAATTTGGAACATTATCTTTGAAATTGTTCAAAATAATATTTGGGGCGTTGGAGAAGAGGGATATTTAATTGAAATGGGACTAATCTCTGATCGTGTTCAAGATGCGCACAATTTATTTTTATATCTGCTAGTATGTGGTGGTTGGTTAGCATTGACATTATTCCTAATATTCTTATGGAAGCTATTTCTAAAATCATATGAACAATTTCGACAGAAGAACGTATTACCTTTTATTTTTTTCGTGTTCTTTGTCTTTCTAATGACGAAGACCGGTGGTATTATGACATATCTGATTATGTGGTATTTTCTAGCCTACATTAATAGTTATTCGAATTTTAAATTAAAATCAGTATGA
- a CDS encoding glycosyltransferase family 4 protein, with amino-acid sequence MKVKSILIHAWTLRKKDGKYYIPFTHWVYLNEIVKYYDKICLLSPTDLDLNDETMYESIDGFSNVEVYELPYTDGYIAAVKHFFKYKKAYKELSSHYNVVYARYPIPFGWLQKKYFQGKSRIIHFVGDPMDTIINNPSLSILKKVVYRLFFKPEHAMFMSACKDAKVYTNGYHLAERLEKYGIKAKPLISSTLNDEDFYFETKDLNCSAPRIIYVGYLRKAKGVETIVKAFGLLQVHKPAARLTIVGHGESEVFLKSLVENEKIQNVIFEGHVDNRDRLNQLLRDNDIFCFGSLSEGSPRVILEAMANGLAVVSTPVGSLPTTFEDNKDILFANFSDEKDFMEKLLKLSSDSEVYQFIRLNSYNKVSNYKIENFLKTIFYEA; translated from the coding sequence ATGAAAGTAAAATCAATTTTAATACATGCTTGGACGCTTCGTAAAAAGGATGGGAAATATTATATTCCTTTTACGCACTGGGTCTATTTGAATGAGATTGTCAAGTATTATGATAAAATATGTTTACTTTCTCCTACTGATTTAGATCTCAATGATGAAACAATGTATGAATCCATTGATGGTTTTTCGAATGTAGAAGTATACGAACTTCCCTACACGGATGGATATATTGCAGCAGTAAAGCATTTTTTTAAATATAAGAAAGCGTATAAAGAACTATCTTCTCATTATAATGTTGTCTATGCAAGGTATCCAATACCATTTGGCTGGTTACAAAAAAAATATTTTCAAGGGAAAAGTAGGATCATTCATTTCGTTGGTGACCCAATGGATACAATTATAAATAACCCCAGTTTATCAATTCTCAAAAAAGTTGTATATAGACTTTTTTTTAAACCAGAGCATGCTATGTTTATGTCAGCATGTAAAGATGCTAAAGTATATACAAATGGATATCATTTAGCAGAGCGATTAGAAAAATATGGTATAAAAGCAAAGCCTTTGATTTCATCAACACTTAATGATGAAGATTTCTATTTTGAAACAAAGGATCTAAACTGTAGTGCACCTAGAATTATTTATGTAGGATATTTAAGGAAGGCTAAGGGGGTGGAAACAATAGTTAAGGCTTTTGGATTACTTCAAGTACATAAGCCAGCAGCTAGATTAACTATTGTAGGTCATGGAGAATCAGAAGTATTTTTAAAATCACTAGTCGAAAATGAAAAGATTCAGAATGTAATTTTTGAAGGGCATGTGGATAATAGAGATAGATTAAACCAATTACTGAGAGACAACGATATCTTTTGCTTTGGCTCCCTTTCCGAAGGTTCACCACGTGTAATTCTTGAAGCGATGGCAAATGGACTTGCTGTAGTGAGTACTCCTGTGGGTTCCCTGCCTACGACATTTGAAGATAATAAAGATATTTTGTTTGCAAACTTTAGTGATGAAAAGGATTTTATGGAAAAATTACTAAAACTTTCTTCAGATTCTGAAGTTTATCAGTTTATACGACTAAATTCTTATAATAAAGTTTCTAATTATAAAATCGAAAATTTTTTAAAAACAATATTTTATGAAGCATAA
- the murB gene encoding UDP-N-acetylmuramate dehydrogenase, which translates to MEIKYNFDLTPFNSYRLNATCQKAIFPSTEDDILQVFTEESNYVLIGSGHNIILSKSFYDETFIILTKTFDSIQVFDDILEVEAGAWMTDLAVKAQELGLSGLEVFYDIPSSLGGAIVMNAGASGYEIKDVLLKVRYLDLQDMQIKEILKEDMSFEYRNSFFQRNTDKVVLKAWLQLERKDCESVQLFMDEIKTQRWAKQPKDLPNAGSVFKRPKGYFVGAIIDELNLKGYTVGGAKISEKHGGFIVNFNQATGEDIIRVIEHVKKCVFERFQVDLEIEQRII; encoded by the coding sequence ATGGAAATAAAATATAATTTTGATTTAACCCCTTTTAATTCTTACCGTTTGAATGCGACTTGTCAAAAAGCTATTTTCCCTTCAACTGAAGATGATATCTTACAAGTTTTTACAGAGGAAAGTAATTACGTGCTGATTGGTAGTGGTCATAATATTATTTTATCTAAATCATTTTACGATGAGACTTTTATTATTTTAACAAAAACATTTGATTCCATTCAGGTTTTTGATGATATTTTAGAAGTTGAGGCAGGAGCTTGGATGACCGATTTAGCTGTTAAGGCACAAGAATTGGGCCTGAGTGGCTTAGAGGTTTTTTACGATATTCCAAGTTCTTTGGGCGGTGCAATTGTAATGAATGCGGGGGCATCTGGATATGAAATTAAAGATGTCCTTCTGAAAGTCCGCTATCTCGATCTACAAGATATGCAAATTAAGGAGATCCTTAAAGAGGATATGTCTTTTGAATATCGAAATAGTTTTTTTCAGCGTAATACAGATAAAGTTGTACTCAAAGCATGGTTACAACTGGAGCGGAAAGACTGCGAAAGTGTTCAGTTATTTATGGATGAAATCAAAACTCAACGATGGGCAAAGCAACCTAAAGATTTACCAAATGCTGGTAGTGTTTTTAAAAGACCAAAGGGCTATTTTGTTGGGGCTATTATTGATGAATTAAATCTTAAAGGTTATACGGTTGGTGGAGCGAAGATATCCGAAAAGCATGGTGGGTTTATCGTGAACTTTAATCAGGCTACTGGTGAAGATATTATTCGAGTAATAGAACACGTCAAAAAATGTGTTTTTGAACGATTTCAAGTTGATTTGGAAATAGAACAGCGTATTATTTAA